The following nucleotide sequence is from Pseudarthrobacter psychrotolerans.
CCTTCTCCACGTCGTCCAGGTAGCGGGCAGGGCGGAGCACCAGGAACAGGCACTCGCCGTAGTGTTCGAGCTTGGCCCTCTGGTGTCCGGCCAGGGCGTCTTCCACGGCCAGGTGGCTGAGGTCGAATTCCTCGGCCACGGACCTGAGTTCCTCGGCGTCCGGGCGGTACATCCCGATCCACGCCATTCCCTCGCGCTGCCGTAGGAGGAAATAGGTTTCGTCAAGGTCTTCGGGGTCCGCCGTCCGGACGCCATTCACGTACACGGCGTTATCGATCATGGTCATGGCGTGACTCCTTCGGACAGATGGGCAGGCTGACGACGCGCGCAGAAGCGAGCAGTTCATCCAGGGAAGGACGGTTCGGAAACCCGTTCTGGGCCTGGCGTACTGCGGCAGCGGGCATGGATTCACTGTACCGGCCACCTCCGACAGTAATGCGGGCAGCCACTGCAGTGGCTGGGGCGTCCGGGGCTGGCCACCACAGCCTTTTTACAAGTTGCGCGGCGCATGATCTGAGCAGGGTTGAGCAAGCCATGACCTGACGATGAAAGAGGGAAGAGGCTGGCACGCCGCAGTACGGCTTGATCTCCGCCATTGGATGCCGATGCGCTGTGTGCAGCGGCATGCGTCACTCACCATTGAGGAGAGGTCATGACATCTCGCAGGGAAGTTATTAAACTGGGCGGAACGCTGGGGGCATTCAGCCTCGTAGGCATGAAAGGGGCTCCGCTCACCGTTGCTCCGCCCATCACGCCGCCCATCACGACCAGCCAGCTTGCGCCCCAAAACACCCCGGTCCCGTACGCCGGGATCTTCCGGCGGCCGCCAGTGCTGGAGCCTTACGAAACCGGCTTCGACGACGGCGACCCCAACCGCCCGTATGCCAAGTACGCGCTGACGCAGAAGCTTGGACAAGCCCAGTTTTTGCCGGGGCTCACCACCACGCTTGCCGGGTACAACGGTATTTTCCCCGCCCCTACTATCCGCGCCCTCCAGGGGACCCGGACCGAGGTGCGGGTCCGCAATGACTTCCCGGCCCTGGGCCTGCTGCATCCCATGGCCTTCCATACGGTCACCCACCTCCACGGCTCGGCGTCGCTGCCGCAGTACGACGGGTACGCCAACGACACCACCCCGCCTGGATACGTCAAGAACTACCACTACCCCAACTGGCAAACCGGGCGGACGCTCTGGTACCACGACCACAAGCACCATGTAACGGCCCAGAACGTATACTCCGGGCTGGCCGGCTTCTACCCCCTGTCCGATAAGTTCGAGCGTGCCCAGCTGCCGCAGGGTGAGTTCGATGTGCCGCTGATGATCTCGGATGCCCTGTTCAATGCTGACGGCTCGTTCGGCTACAACGACAACGACCACGACGGCTTGTGGGGCGACATCATCATGGTCAACGGGGTGCCGTGGCCAACCATGAAAGTCAAGCCGCGCATCTACCGTTTCCGGGTCCTCGTGGCCTCGATTACCCGTTCCTACCGCCCCACCCTGTCCACGGGCGAGCCGGTATATATCGTCGGCACCGACGCTGGCATGGTGCCCAAGGTCCAGGCGGTGGCGTCATGGCGGCAGGGCACCGCGGAACGTTACGAGATCCTCATCGACTTCCGCAAATACCGGGTGGGACAGAAGATCCAGCTGCGCAACCTGAGCAACAAGAACAACGTGGACTTCGCCAACACGGACAAGATCATGCAGTTCGAGGTTGTGCGCAACTCCGGCTCCGGCAAAGGCTCCATCTCTTCGATTCCCAAGACGCTCGACGACGGCGGGTCGCCAAATCCGGAGCGTGGCGGCATCGCAACGATGAGCCTTACTCCGGAGATGGCTGTGGCCAAGCGGGAGCTCAGGGTCGAACGGGATAACGGGGAATGGAAGATCAGCGGGGTCACCTGGGCCGATGTGGAGGCTTCCGGGTTCACCAAGCTGCTCGGCAACCCCCAACCCTATGACGTGGAGCAGTGGACCATTACCAACGGGTCCGGCGGCTGGTTCCACCCCGTCCACATCCATCTGATCGACGCCAAGATCATTGCCCGCAACACTAACGGCGGAAAACCGTTCGCGTGGGAGACTGGACCCAAGGACGTCTTCTACACGGGCGAGAACGAGTCGATCACAATGCTCATGCAATTCGACACCGGAGCCCACGCCGGAGGACGCTACATGACCCACTGCCACAACCTGGTGCACGAGGACCACGACATGATGGTGCAGTTCTCCGTGGGGGACCTGCGGAACAACGATCCCATCACCTCCGACCCCTCCGTCCCGGACACCCTGCCCGCGGACTTCTTCGTCCCGCGCTACCAGCCGGGCTACCCGGCGGGTACGTGAGATGAAGGCGGCTGCTGTTGCCGTCTCGGTGGTTCTGGCCTCGTCACTGTTGGCCGGCTGCACTGCCGGAGCGCCACCCGGTTCACGTCCGTCCGACGCGTCCGGCGTGGTCCTGACGTCCGGTTCGGGTTCCGAGCTGGGGAACGGCCGGCCCCAGGTGAGTTACGACGGGCTGATGGTGCGTCGCCGTATTGTGGTGGCCATCCACCCGGCCCCGGACGCGGACATGGTTGCGCTCAGCGCAGCGCTCTCCTCGGCTGCGGGCAGCCTGGGGCTGGCCGTGTCCCCCATCTCACCGGACGTCCTTGGCGCCAACGTGCTGCAACACACGGTGCCAGAGCTTATTGTTGCCCTGCCCAGTGATGCAACCATCGATGATGGCGGCAAACTGGTTAACCTTGCATTCGGCCAAGACCTGGCATTTCCCGGACTGGACCACATTCATGTGGCCCAGGTCCTGGTGCACGACCTCCGGTTCACCGTCAGCTCGGCCAACCCCGGGGCCCTGGCCGAGGCAATCGCGCTGGAAGGCATCCTTGCCGATGCGCTGGGCAACTACGACACCCATGCAAGCGACGGTGAGCTCGAACTTGGCTACACGGGCCCGCTCCTGAGCGACACGACGGTGGAGGCCGTCCGCCTCGGCGTTGCGCGCGCCGCAGGGAACACCCCCGACGACGTCAAGGTGGCTCCGCGTTCGGGGACGGGAACGGGCGTGGACATGGACAAGGAGCCCGCGGATGCGTCCGTTGCAGCGAATCCGGTGCACGGCCATTGATCCGAACAGTCCCGCTGCACGCTGACTAACAACGAAGGGCCAGGCCTGCTGAGGCTGCATCTCAGCCGGCCTGGCCCTCTTCTATGCCTGGATAAATGCCCCGTTACGTTCCCGCCGCAGCGGGGTGCGGCGCAGCCGAGGGGTTCCGTAAGCACAGCGTATGGCCCGCACACAGAGGGCGGCCCGGCACAACGGGTTGCCGGCACAGGCAGGCTCCGCACGCACAGCAAAGGGGGTGGCCGCGGGGCCACCCCCTTCACTTGCCAGCAGCAGATGCTAGCTGCGCTGTGCCTTTCCTATCGTGCCACCACGCTGCCGGAACGGGCAGACTCCGGGCTGGTCCCAACTGCGTTGATGGCCACTACAACGAACCGGTAGTTGTCGTTCGTAAGGGTCATCTCCAGGGTCCTCGCCGTAGCCGGCAGAACGGCGGAGTCCGTCCGTGAGACCACTGTGGCGTTGGCTGCGGCTGAGCTCATCCGCAGGGCCGTGACCTTGTAGCCGGTTATCACTGACCCGCCTGTTGAAGCCGGCGGCGTCCAGTCGATGCTGGCCGTCGCCGGTCCACGGTTGGCGCCTTGCCGTGCCCGTCCGATCACCGGTGCGCTGGGCGTATTCCACGTCGTCACCGGACCCGACGGTGCCGAACCCGCGCTGGCTCCGGCCGCGTTCACTGCCCGGACCACGAAGGTGTACGCGGTGCCGTTTGCCAGGCCCGTGACCACCTGGCTGGTGGCTGTGCCGGTAAAGGAGACGGTCTTGACCACCGTGATTCCCGTGCGGAC
It contains:
- a CDS encoding multicopper oxidase domain-containing protein, translating into MTSRREVIKLGGTLGAFSLVGMKGAPLTVAPPITPPITTSQLAPQNTPVPYAGIFRRPPVLEPYETGFDDGDPNRPYAKYALTQKLGQAQFLPGLTTTLAGYNGIFPAPTIRALQGTRTEVRVRNDFPALGLLHPMAFHTVTHLHGSASLPQYDGYANDTTPPGYVKNYHYPNWQTGRTLWYHDHKHHVTAQNVYSGLAGFYPLSDKFERAQLPQGEFDVPLMISDALFNADGSFGYNDNDHDGLWGDIIMVNGVPWPTMKVKPRIYRFRVLVASITRSYRPTLSTGEPVYIVGTDAGMVPKVQAVASWRQGTAERYEILIDFRKYRVGQKIQLRNLSNKNNVDFANTDKIMQFEVVRNSGSGKGSISSIPKTLDDGGSPNPERGGIATMSLTPEMAVAKRELRVERDNGEWKISGVTWADVEASGFTKLLGNPQPYDVEQWTITNGSGGWFHPVHIHLIDAKIIARNTNGGKPFAWETGPKDVFYTGENESITMLMQFDTGAHAGGRYMTHCHNLVHEDHDMMVQFSVGDLRNNDPITSDPSVPDTLPADFFVPRYQPGYPAGT